The genomic DNA GTACGACGGACTATCCATCACACCGTTGATCATGAAGCGGGTCCCGACCGGATGTGTGTCGGGGCCCGCTAGGAGCGCCGGTGCTCGCACCACTTGACTTTGGTGCCGATACTTACCTCTATAGAGGCGCGAACCGTGCTGTGAAGTGTCGGAGTTGCGGCGCTTGCTCGATTATGCGGTAGCCGCGAAGCGAATCTGCCCGTCGGGCGACATCGATTATCACCTCGGCCACGTAGTCAATGTGACTCTGGGTGTACGTCCGGCGGGGGATGGCGAGACGTACAAGCTCCATTGCTGCCGGGGTTTCGGTACCGTCCGCATGGACCACGCCAAACATCACCGAACCGATCTCCACTCCACGGACGCCACCGGTGCGGTAGAGCTCGACGGCAAGTGCTTGGGCCGGGTACTGCGAGGCCGGGATGTGGGGCAGCATTGCCGCCGCATCGATGTAGATCGCATGACCACCGGCTGGGCGTACGATCGGCACCCCGGCGTCGTGGGCCTTGTCGGCGAGGTACTGGGTTGACCGGATCCGGTAGCGGAGGTAGTCCTCATCCAGGACCTCTTCAAGCCCCGTCGCGATCGCTTCGAGATCGTATCCTGCGAGCCCTCCGTAGGTGGGAAAACCCTCGGTCAGGATGAGGAGGTTGCGACATCGCAGGGCGAGATCGGGGTCGTTCATTGCGAGAAATCCGCCGATGTTGGCGAGTCCGTCTTTCTTTGCGGAGAACGTGGCTCCGTCGACCAGCGAGAACATTTCCTGGGCGATTTCTGTTGGTGTCCGGTCGGCGTATCCGTCCTCTCGGATCTTGATGAAGTAGGCGTTCTCCGCAAAGCGGCATGCGTCGAGAAAGAAAGGGATGTCGAAACGGTCGCACACGGCGCGCACCGCACGCAGGTTCGCCATAGAAACGGGCTGCCCGCCGCCGGAATTGTTGGTGACCGTCACCATCACGAGGGGTACGCGGTCGGCACCAACATCATCGATCAATGTCTCCAACGCGGCGATGTCCATGTTGCCCTTGAACGGATCGAGGGTTCCTGGTTCAAGACCGACCGGGACCACGAGATCGTGGGCGTCCGCCTTTTGGTACTCAATGTTGGCTCGGGTGGTATCAAAGTGGGTGTTGTTCGGGACGACATCCCCCTCCTTGAGGATCTCGGAAAACAGAATGCGCTCGGCGGCCCGTCCCTGGTGAGTTGGCAACACCTCGGTGAAACCGGTGATATTGGTCACGGCTTCCTGGAACCGATAGAACGATCGACTACCGGCGTAGGTTTCGTCGCCGTCCATCATCCCGGCCCACTGACGCGACGACATTGTGCCCGTCCCCGAGTCTGTGAGTAGATCGATCGTGACCTCGTCGCCGCGGAGACCAAACAGGTTGTAGCCCGAGCGGATCAGCGCCTCCTCACGTTCCTCCGCGGTCGGGAAGCTGATTGCCTGAACAGCGTGGATCCGGAACGGTTCGATGATCGTTTGAAACTGCATGCGATCCAAGTCTCCTAATGTTGACGATCGTCTACTCCAGAGAAATCTAACGCTTTTGGCTCCCGCAAGCGTTAGATGGAAGCGCTCAGTCACTAGTGGCCGAGCAACGATCGGATAACGGTTCGAACCGCTGCGCTGGTTACCGGATCTATCTGGCCGATGCGATGGACCAGACGCTGACGGTTGATTGATCGGATGAGTTCGCACTGCACGAAGCTTGTTTCGGTCAAGCCTGTCTCGTCGGTCGCGTCGACCTCTATATGGACTGGCAGGTTTCGATTTGTCGTGGTGAGCGGCGAAACGATGACAAACGGAAGCGCTGCACTGTAACTTTCAGGGGGACCTAGGACGAGTGCGGGGCGGTGCTTCGCAGGTTCCCCGGGGTACGGTTCGCCGAAGTCTACGATCCAGAGATCACCGACCGATGCCATCGGACACCGACGTTTCTTCCGCCTCTGCTAAGTAGTCCTTCCACGCCGCCGGGTCGTCTTGGAGAGCCGAAAGTTGTTTCACGACGTCTTCCGCAAAACGTTGTCGATGGAGCGCGTCGGCGGCGTCTCGGACGGTTTCGCCCAGTGAGGCACCAGACGACTTGCTGATTTCCAGCAGTCTGGCGTGGGTATCGGTGTCGACGCGGATGGTCGTGGTAGTCATACCGACACTCTACCCAATGTAGACGACTTTGTCTACATTGGGGTCTACATTTGTGATATCAGCGTCGAAAGAGGGAACTGGGGATGCCGGTCACGAGTTCTCGTCGATGCGGGCTAGTGGTTCGTTGGCTTTCACCTGGGCGCCAACGGTGACATACACCTCGGCGACAACACCAGCATGCGGGGCCGAGATTGCGTGCTCCATTTTCATCGCTTCGAGCCGGGCGATCACGTCGCCGGCCTCGACGGTGTCGCCGACCTTGACTTCGATGGAGAGCACCTTTCCGGGAAGAGGTGAAGCGAGCGAACCGACCGCGGTCTCGGCCTCCGTTCTTGGGAACCGCGACTGCTCTATGCACAGCGTCTGACCGCGGTCGTCGTTCACCCACGTTTCGGCGCCGACCGTGTGTACGGCAAACCGTCTGCGCACCCCGCCGATTTCGGCGTCGACCAGTTCGGCGGTTGCGGAGGCGACGCGTAGATCGACGGCGCCACCGTCGATTGCGACAGACAGGCCGTCACGCCGCTGAGAATACGAGACGACCGACTCCTCGCCACTGACGACCCAAGTTGCGATCTGCGGTTGTGAGAACACGTTCCGCCAACCGGTCGGGATCGTTTGCTGCGCTGTCGCTTCCGACCGGCGTGCGGCGCTCGCCGCGAGCGTCGCGGCAACGAGGTGATCGCGCACCATGGTTGCGTCGACGGCGACCAATGCGGTCACGCCGTGGTCCTCAATGAATGATGTTGGCGTGCTCCCGTCGAGAAAGTCTGCATGGTCGACGATACCGACCAGCAAGTCTCGGTTCGTGTGCGGTCCGTGGATGTGAGCGGAGCGAAGCGCACGAACGAGGACCGCCGCGGCCTCGTCCCGCGTCTCACCGTAGGCGACCACTTTTGCGAGCATCGCGTCGTAGTCGGTCCCGATGATGGACCCGGACTCATAACCGGCGTCCACGCGGACACTGGTGTCAAATGTAAGACGCTGCAGCGTTCCGGCGCCTGGTAACCATCCACTCAACGGATCCTCCGCATACAGGCGGGCCTCGATCGCGTGTCCCGACGTCGACGCGTTGAGAACGGCGTCGGAGAGCGGTTCACCCATCGCCACCAAGAGCTGTTCGCGCACAAGATCGAGACCGGTGATCATTTCGGTGACCGGGTGTTCAACCTGCAGGCGCGTATTCATTTCAAGGAAGAAGAACTCGTCCCCAGCAACGAGGAACTCGACCGTGCCAACGCCGACGTAGTCAACGGCCTTTGCAGCCGCCACTGCCGCAGTCGTGAGACTGTCACGCATGTCGGCCGAGATCGCCGATGACGGTGCCTCCTCGACTACCTTCTGGTGACGCCGCTGGATCGAACATTCCCGCTCGAAGAGGTGAGTGACAGTCCCGTGGGTATCACCAATGATCTGGACTTCGATGTGGCGCACATCTTCAAGCCAGCGTTCGATGAAGATCGTGTCGTCGCCGAACGCATTGCCGGCCTCGAGTTGTGCAGACTGGATCCCGGCTTCGAGTTCGTCGGCGTGGCGCACGATACGCATCCCACGCCCACCCCCACCGGCGGATGCTTTGACAAGCACCGGGTATGGAACCGTCTCAGGGTCCGAAATGTCGACATCATCAAGCAGCGGCACACCAGCTTCGCCGACAAGCCGTTTCGCCTCGATCTTGGAACCCATGGATGCAACGGCGGCGGGTGATGGGCCGATGAACGTGATCCCCTCCTGCTCACACCGTGCAGCAAAATCGGCGTTTTCCGCAAGAAATCCGTACCCGGGGTGAATGGCGTCGGCGCCGGTGGACCTCGCCGCGGCGATGATCGCGTCGATGTTGAGGTAGGTGTCAGCCGGTGCGGTCCCCGGTAGACGTACGGCAAGGTCTGCGTCGCTGACAAAGGGGAGATCGGCGTCGGCGTCTGAATACACTGCAACGGATGCGATGCCCATGTCGCGTAGGGTGCGCGTAACGCGTGAAGCGATCTCTGCACGGTTGGCTATGAGAACTTTCTCGAAGCGCGTCATGGTCACATCCTGAACACGCCGAAATCGGACGTGCCCTTCACCGTGTTCGAATGGATGGCACTCAACGTGATGCCGAGAATGGTGCGCGTATCGCGCGGGTCGATTACTCCGTCATCTCGGTTGTGAGCCGACATGAAAAACGCATCCTGTTCCCTATCGATCTGCTCCTCAATGGCAGCTCGCGTCGCTGCATCCTTGGCTTCGTCATACTCTCGCCCTGCGGCTTGCGCGGCGTTGCGACCCACGATTGACATCACTCCCGCGAGTTGCTCGCCGCCCATCACGGCGATCTTCGCCGACGGCCATGAGAACAGGAAACGGGGGTTGAACGCCTGGCCGGACATGCCGTAGTTTCCGGCACCGTACGACGCTCCGGCGATGATGGCGATGTGGGGGACCGTCGAGTTGGCAATCACGTTGATCATCTTGGCGCCGTCCTTGATGATGCCGCCCTGCTCGTAGTCCTTCCCGACCATGTACCCGGTGACGTTGTGGATGAACAAGATTGGTTGGTCGTAGCGGTTACAGAGGGAGATGAATTCGGTTGCCTTTTTCGCCTCGTCCGAGAAGATGACACCAAGCTGGTTCGCAACAATGCCGACCCGGTAACCATGGATTGTCGCCCACCCGCAGATCAGCGACGTGCCGTACTCCGCTTTGTATTCGTCAAGGTCGGACCCGTCGATGGTGTGTGCGAGCACCGCGTACATGTCCATTGGTTGTCGTGTGCTGGTCGGGATCAGACCGAGAATGTCGTCTGGATCGAACAACGGTGCGCGGGAGGACGTGACCGGACCGCGTCCGAGCTTTCGGTAGTCGAGGTGCTTGATGATCTGACGACCGATGCGCAGACAGTCGTACTCGTCGGCCGCAAGGTAATCGCTAAGACCCGAGATGCGGGAGTGCATCACTGCGCCGCCCAGCTCTTCTTCGGTAGATTCCTCGCCAGTCGCCATCTTGACGAGTGGGGGACCTGCGAGAAATACCTTGGCGCGGTCCTGCACCATGACGGCATAGTCAGACATGCCGGGGACGTAGGCGCCGCCCGCTGTCGAGCTGCCGAACACCAACGAAATGGTCGGGATGCCAGCTTTCGACATCTGGGTGAGGTTGCGGAACCACTTCCCGCCGGGAACAAATATCTTGTGCTGGTTGGAAAGGTCGGCGCCACCCGACTCGACAAGGTTGATGAGCGGAAGTCGGTTTTGCTTGGCGACCTCTTGGGCGCGCAGCGATTTACCGAGGGTGAACTCGTTGAACGATCCTCCGCGAACGGTCGGGTCGTTGCCCGCCACAACACACTCGATGCCTTCGACGACTCCAATGCCGTAAACGTAACCCGCACCGGTCGCAAAATCGGTGCCGTACGCAACGATGGCGCCGAGTTCGAGAAAGGGAGAGTCGCGGTCGACAAACAGTTCGATACGCTCGCGGATCATGAGCTTGCCGCGGTCGTGATGGCGTTGCCGATAGCGTTCGCCACCCCCGTCGAGTGCCTCGGCAAGCGCCGCTTCGAGGGCCGCGACCTGTTTTAGCGCCACCGACTCGTTTTCCTTGAATTGTGGCGAACTCGAGTCGATCGCATTGCTGAGCACGGGCATGCCCGCAATAGTAGTCCGCGGGTTTTCGGACCCGCCTTCGGCTCGATCCTCCGTTGCGTTAGCTTTCGCGAAACTTGGCCGATAAATACCAAGGTCGGGATAGTGAGAATTATCGAAAACTGCCACACCACCAGTAGTCTTGGCGCCATGACCACGGCACTCGCCAGCTATGCACTTCAGGCTTGTGATGTCACCAAGTCGTTTGGTGACACGCAGGTGCTTGTGCGCGCAAGTCTTAAGGTTCGGGATGGAAAGACGGTTGCGCTTCTGGGACCTTCGGGCTGTGGCAAGACAACGTTGCTGCGTATTCTCGCCGGTCTCGACGCCCCTGACGATGGCGAGGTCATGGTCGCTGGTGTCACCATGGCCGGGGGAAACATCTTCGTTCCTCCAGAGCGCCGCAACGTTGGTCTGGTATTCCAGGACTGGGCGCTGTTTCCGCATATGACCGTTGCCAAGAACGTCGCTTATGGATTGACTCCGGCCGAACGCACATCCGGGCGTGTCGCGGAGACACTGGCGATGGTCGACCTCGAGAAGCTGGCTGATCGGATGCCTGCGACGCTGTCTGGCGGAGAGCAGCAGAGGGTTGCCCTTGCAAGAGCCCTCGCCCCCCGTCCGGACGTGCTGCTGCTGGATGAGCCTTTTTCAAACCTTGACCAAGACCTACGCGTTCGCGTTCGCACCGACGTGCGCAGGCTGCTCTCTGAGCTGGGTATCTCGGCGGTGTTTGTGACCCATGACCAGGAGGAAGCATTTGTGGTGGGTGACGAAGTTGCGGTGATGCACGATGGCATGATCGAGCAGCAAGCTACCCCGTCTGAGCTCTACGATGCACCGGCGTCAGCGTGGGTGGCGTCGTTTGTCGGTGAAGCCAACCTCGTCCCGGGCGGCATCACCAATTCGGTAGCGAATACGCTCGTTGGCTCGGTCCCAGTAGTCGCCTCCGACATTTCCGAAGCCACCGTGTTGCTCCGTCCCGAGTATTTATTGCTCGGAAACGGCGAAGATGGGAAAATCGCCGATGTCGAATTCTACGGCCATGACACGGCGTATCGGATAGTGGTGGACGGAACCAATCTGCTGGTTCGCGCAATGGCCGCGCCTCGTTTTGTTCTCGGCGACGCAGTCTCAATCACTTACAGCGGGCCGCCGGCGGCCACCTTTCCTGTCACAGACAGATAGTCCTGTCACAGACAGATAGTCCTGTCACAGACAGATAGTCCTGTCACAGACAGATAGTCCTGTCACAGACAGATAGTCCTGTCACAGACAGATAGTCCTGTCACAGACAGATAGTCCTGTAAGAGAACAGGTAGTCCCGCAAAAGACGGGTAGTCCTGTATGAGACAGCTAGCCCTATCGGGCGCGAAGGTGTCCCATTCCTCGCTGCGAAAAGGGAAGGTCCTCAACTGTCTGTGGTGGCGCTGTCCTGCGGCTTGTCGGTGATGGGGCTGTTGGACGGTTTGTCCGATTCACCCTGGGGTGACGGCGCAGTGTCGGATGGGGCCAGGTCCGTGACCCGGTCTATCAGGATGACAAGGTCGGTTTGTAGGTGGTGGTCGCTGGGAAGGTCTGTCACGGCGAGCTGGGCGTCAGAAACGGCGTCGGGGATGCGATGATCCTCTGCCTGGTTGTCGAGCAGTTTCGCGAGTTCGAGGAACGCTTGCTGCACTGCATCCTCCGCCGCCCAGCGGTCTCCCAGCATGGAATATGCAAACGATGCGAGCGCATCGCCGGTGAGTCGGTAGAGGTCGGCGAAGGCTGGGTCAGAGCGACGTCGAACCCCGTCCACTACCGCATCGAGCTGTGGATGCTCGCTCACCGGGCCGAACTTTCCTTCCGTCGACAAAACGACGGTAGTGCTCGACCCGGTGAACGGGCTGATTGCGTGTCACCTAGTCGGTTGCGGAATCCGATGGCCCGTCCGAGACCTTATCCGTGATGCAGTCTGTGGCCTTGTCCGTCACTCGATCTGTCAGATGATCGAGTGACCTTGTCTGTCACGCGGTCTGTTTCGTGGTCGACAACCCGATCCGTCTCATGGTCCGTGACGTGATCGTGGAGTCGACAGTCTGAGTAGTGGTCTATCTTCCAGTCACGCAGAACTTCGTCGGTGAGTTGGTCGGGGTGACGATGACGGCGATGATCCCCACAGCGGTGATGGTGACGGTGATCGCCCTCATAATCGGCTGCCGGGTCCGGCGCTTGGTCGCTTGCCTCATCAACGATACCCGCCGCGTCGGTGACGGCGTCAGCGGGGAGCGTGGCGGCCATGGCGGTTGTCGCCAGGGCAACCACGAGGACTATCGCCCAAAGGGAGATGATGCGTTTCACGGTGTGCTCGTTCTGTTCGTGCGAGAAGTGGTTTTTCCCGCTTGCCATGAGGGACGCCGCCGTGCGCAAAAATTCGACGGGCTGTCAGCAGTCGGCGAGAATTCCCGCGCTGAAACGAGGAGGTCGTGACCGAGCGTCCCTGAGCCGCTATCGCGCGCCAGAATGAGCCCTGGGTTGACATAGCGGCACGTTGGGGCGGCGAAGTTGATAGCCTGGTTGCATGATTCCTCAGACGATCGATGATGTGCAGAAGGCCCTGGAGGGCGAGAACTATGTGGCGGACCGGGCGTTGTCGGTCGTGATCCACCTTGCGTTGCAGCTCGGGAGGCCGTTGTTCCTCGAAGGCGAGGCTGGTGTTGGGAAGACTGAGATCGCCAACGTGCTTGCCCGGATTGTTGGTGAGGATCTCATCCGGCTTCAGTGTTACGA from Acidobacteriota bacterium includes the following:
- a CDS encoding biotin/lipoyl-binding protein yields the protein MTRFEKVLIANRAEIASRVTRTLRDMGIASVAVYSDADADLPFVSDADLAVRLPGTAPADTYLNIDAIIAAARSTGADAIHPGYGFLAENADFAARCEQEGITFIGPSPAAVASMGSKIEAKRLVGEAGVPLLDDVDISDPETVPYPVLVKASAGGGGRGMRIVRHADELEAGIQSAQLEAGNAFGDDTIFIERWLEDVRHIEVQIIGDTHGTVTHLFERECSIQRRHQKVVEEAPSSAISADMRDSLTTAAVAAAKAVDYVGVGTVEFLVAGDEFFFLEMNTRLQVEHPVTEMITGLDLVREQLLVAMGEPLSDAVLNASTSGHAIEARLYAEDPLSGWLPGAGTLQRLTFDTSVRVDAGYESGSIIGTDYDAMLAKVVAYGETRDEAAAVLVRALRSAHIHGPHTNRDLLVGIVDHADFLDGSTPTSFIEDHGVTALVAVDATMVRDHLVAATLAASAARRSEATAQQTIPTGWRNVFSQPQIATWVVSGEESVVSYSQRRDGLSVAIDGGAVDLRVASATAELVDAEIGGVRRRFAVHTVGAETWVNDDRGQTLCIEQSRFPRTEAETAVGSLASPLPGKVLSIEVKVGDTVEAGDVIARLEAMKMEHAISAPHAGVVAEVYVTVGAQVKANEPLARIDENS
- a CDS encoding tryptophanase, with translation MQFQTIIEPFRIHAVQAISFPTAEEREEALIRSGYNLFGLRGDEVTIDLLTDSGTGTMSSRQWAGMMDGDETYAGSRSFYRFQEAVTNITGFTEVLPTHQGRAAERILFSEILKEGDVVPNNTHFDTTRANIEYQKADAHDLVVPVGLEPGTLDPFKGNMDIAALETLIDDVGADRVPLVMVTVTNNSGGGQPVSMANLRAVRAVCDRFDIPFFLDACRFAENAYFIKIREDGYADRTPTEIAQEMFSLVDGATFSAKKDGLANIGGFLAMNDPDLALRCRNLLILTEGFPTYGGLAGYDLEAIATGLEEVLDEDYLRYRIRSTQYLADKAHDAGVPIVRPAGGHAIYIDAAAMLPHIPASQYPAQALAVELYRTGGVRGVEIGSVMFGVVHADGTETPAAMELVRLAIPRRTYTQSHIDYVAEVIIDVARRADSLRGYRIIEQAPQLRHFTARFAPL
- a CDS encoding acyl-CoA carboxylase subunit beta, which produces MPVLSNAIDSSSPQFKENESVALKQVAALEAALAEALDGGGERYRQRHHDRGKLMIRERIELFVDRDSPFLELGAIVAYGTDFATGAGYVYGIGVVEGIECVVAGNDPTVRGGSFNEFTLGKSLRAQEVAKQNRLPLINLVESGGADLSNQHKIFVPGGKWFRNLTQMSKAGIPTISLVFGSSTAGGAYVPGMSDYAVMVQDRAKVFLAGPPLVKMATGEESTEEELGGAVMHSRISGLSDYLAADEYDCLRIGRQIIKHLDYRKLGRGPVTSSRAPLFDPDDILGLIPTSTRQPMDMYAVLAHTIDGSDLDEYKAEYGTSLICGWATIHGYRVGIVANQLGVIFSDEAKKATEFISLCNRYDQPILFIHNVTGYMVGKDYEQGGIIKDGAKMINVIANSTVPHIAIIAGASYGAGNYGMSGQAFNPRFLFSWPSAKIAVMGGEQLAGVMSIVGRNAAQAAGREYDEAKDAATRAAIEEQIDREQDAFFMSAHNRDDGVIDPRDTRTILGITLSAIHSNTVKGTSDFGVFRM
- a CDS encoding type II toxin-antitoxin system PemK/MazF family toxin — encoded protein: MASVGDLWIVDFGEPYPGEPAKHRPALVLGPPESYSAALPFVIVSPLTTTNRNLPVHIEVDATDETGLTETSFVQCELIRSINRQRLVHRIGQIDPVTSAAVRTVIRSLLGH
- a CDS encoding ABC transporter ATP-binding protein, with the protein product MTTALASYALQACDVTKSFGDTQVLVRASLKVRDGKTVALLGPSGCGKTTLLRILAGLDAPDDGEVMVAGVTMAGGNIFVPPERRNVGLVFQDWALFPHMTVAKNVAYGLTPAERTSGRVAETLAMVDLEKLADRMPATLSGGEQQRVALARALAPRPDVLLLDEPFSNLDQDLRVRVRTDVRRLLSELGISAVFVTHDQEEAFVVGDEVAVMHDGMIEQQATPSELYDAPASAWVASFVGEANLVPGGITNSVANTLVGSVPVVASDISEATVLLRPEYLLLGNGEDGKIADVEFYGHDTAYRIVVDGTNLLVRAMAAPRFVLGDAVSITYSGPPAATFPVTDR